The sequence GACTCTACGTGCTGGTGGGTGAGCCGGCCGCGGGACGTCGCCGGATCCTCGACGCGGCGTTGTACCGGGAGGCTGCGCTGCGCCTGGACCGCCACTTCACCATCTCGATCATCGACTGCGGTTCGACGATGGACTCGCCGGTGACCCAAGAGGCGCTGCGTGACCTGGACGCCCTGATCGTGGTCTCGTCACCGTGGGCAGACGGTGCCGGCGCGGCCGCCAAGACCATGGAGTGGCTCGCCGACCACGGCCAGGGCGGGCTGCTGCAGCGCACGGTGGTGGTGCTCAACGACTCCGACGGCCACGCCGACCGACGCACTCGCTCGGCACTGGCGACGCAGTTCCTGCAGCACGGCCAGGCGGTGGTTGAGGTGCCCTTCGACCCGCACCTGCGCCCGGGCGGGGTGATCGACGTGATGACCGAGATGGCGCCGGCGACCCGCCGCCGATTTCTGCAGATCGCGGCGATCGTCGCGCACTACTTCGGGTCCCGGCCCCGGGGCCGGGACGCGAAGCCGGGCCGTACTCAGAGCACGTAGCGCACGACACTCTCGGCGACGCAGGCCGGCTTGGCGCTGCCATCTATGGAGACCGTGGTCGAGTAGGTCACCTGGTGGGCGCCGCCGCCGACATCGGCCACCTCGACCACCGAGGTCTCGGCCCGGATCTTGGAGCCGACCGGTACCGGCGCCGGGAAGCGCACCTTGTTCAGCCCGTAGTTGATCGCCAACTTGACCCCGTCGAGGCGGCTGATCTGCGCCATCAGCTGCGGCAGCATGGCCAGAGTCATATATCCGTGGGCAATCGTGGTGCCGAAGGGCCCGGTGGCCGCACGCTCGGGGTCGACGTGAATCCACTGATGGTCGCCCGTCGCGTCGGCGAACAGGTTGACGGCGTCCTGGGTGATGGTCACCCAGTCGCTGTGCCCGATCACCTGGCCCTGGCATGCGGCAAGTTCATCGATCGATCGAAAAGTACGCACGTGCTCGAAGCTCCTTTGCTAATCCGTTGCCACCGCGCCGCTTTGACGCAGTCGGTCGATATCTTCGGCGCTCATCCCCAGGCGGTCGGCCAGCACCTGCTCGGTGTCGGCGCCCAGCGCGGGTGCCGCGACCGCAGGCGGATGAGCGCCGTCGATCGACGCCGGCAGCCCGGCCGCCAAGTACTCCCCCACCCGGGGCTGATGCAGCGGCGCGAACATCGGATTGTCGCGCAGACGCTCGTCGCCGGCCACCTCGGCAAAGCTGCGGTAGCGGTCCCACAGCAGCGACGTTTCTGCCAAAGCTCCTTCGATCTGCACTCCCGGCCGCTCGGCGAACCAGCCGCTGAACAGCCCGGTCAGCAGGTCGCGGTGGCGGTAGCGCTGTCCTTCGTCGCCGAAATCGATACCGCGCGCTTCGGCCAGGGCGGCAAGGACTTTCGTCG is a genomic window of Mycolicibacter heraklionensis containing:
- a CDS encoding MinD/ParA family ATP-binding protein; the encoded protein is MNADDDFLRQRVPPQQQQPRPWTPPPQRPPAAAPYPPSAPMPRPQPTRGWRRVVLSATLGLVNLGPSPAEREEMAYQAAIRSMPNGSFKVGVLGKGGVGKTTVAASVGSVFAALRRADHVVAVDADTAFGRLGSRIDPHATSSYWDLAADQSMQSFADISSRVGANAAGLYVLVGEPAAGRRRILDAALYREAALRLDRHFTISIIDCGSTMDSPVTQEALRDLDALIVVSSPWADGAGAAAKTMEWLADHGQGGLLQRTVVVLNDSDGHADRRTRSALATQFLQHGQAVVEVPFDPHLRPGGVIDVMTEMAPATRRRFLQIAAIVAHYFGSRPRGRDAKPGRTQST
- a CDS encoding MaoC family dehydratase: MRTFRSIDELAACQGQVIGHSDWVTITQDAVNLFADATGDHQWIHVDPERAATGPFGTTIAHGYMTLAMLPQLMAQISRLDGVKLAINYGLNKVRFPAPVPVGSKIRAETSVVEVADVGGGAHQVTYSTTVSIDGSAKPACVAESVVRYVL